A region of Zeugodacus cucurbitae isolate PBARC_wt_2022May chromosome 5, idZeuCucr1.2, whole genome shotgun sequence DNA encodes the following proteins:
- the LOC105218300 gene encoding neurobeachin isoform X5 gives MADIIRPPFSDIKRPDEIVRMTTADNLKFAVLIGLIEVGQVTNREVVNTVLHLVS, from the coding sequence ATGGCGGACATAATACGTCCGCCGTTTAGTGATATTAAGCGGCCAGACGAAATCGTCAGGATGACCACCGCCGACAATCTGAAGTTCGCCGTTCTCATCGGACTGATCGAGGTTGGTCAGGTGACCAATCGGGAGGTCGTCAACACGGTTTTACATTTG